In Isoptericola jiangsuensis, the following proteins share a genomic window:
- the purQ gene encoding phosphoribosylformylglycinamidine synthase subunit PurQ, which translates to MSAPTLASARVGVITFPGTLDDRDAARAIRLAGGEPVSIFHADGDLQGVDAVVLPGGFSYGDYLRAGAISRFAPAMDALVDAAKGGMPVLGICNGFQILTEAHLLPGSMVKNDHLHFICREQVLAVENADTAWTNRYVAGQQITIPLKNQDGQFVADERTLDELEGEGRVAFRYVGWNPNGSRRDIAGISNAAGNVVGLMPHPEHAVEAGFGPEAADGSRTGVDGLGFFTSVLASLVHA; encoded by the coding sequence ATGAGCGCCCCCACGCTCGCGTCCGCCCGCGTCGGCGTCATCACGTTCCCCGGCACGCTCGACGACCGGGACGCCGCGCGCGCCATCCGCCTGGCCGGCGGCGAGCCGGTGTCGATCTTCCACGCGGACGGCGACCTCCAGGGCGTCGACGCCGTCGTGCTGCCCGGCGGGTTCTCGTACGGCGACTACCTGCGCGCCGGCGCGATCTCCCGGTTCGCGCCCGCGATGGACGCCCTCGTGGACGCCGCGAAGGGCGGGATGCCGGTGCTCGGCATCTGCAACGGCTTCCAGATCCTCACCGAGGCGCACCTGCTGCCCGGCTCGATGGTGAAGAACGACCACCTGCACTTCATCTGCCGCGAGCAGGTCCTGGCCGTCGAGAACGCGGACACCGCGTGGACCAACCGGTACGTCGCGGGCCAGCAGATCACCATCCCGCTGAAGAACCAGGACGGGCAGTTCGTCGCCGACGAGCGCACCCTGGACGAGCTGGAGGGCGAGGGCCGCGTCGCGTTCCGCTACGTCGGCTGGAACCCGAACGGGTCGCGCCGCGACATCGCGGGCATCAGCAACGCGGCGGGCAACGTGGTCGGCCTCATGCCGCACCCCGAGCACGCCGTCGAGGCGGGCTTCGGTCCGGAGGCGGCCGACGGGTCCCGCACCGGCGTCGACGGGCTCGGCTTCTTCACCTCGGTGCTCGCCTCCCTCGTCCACGCATGA
- a CDS encoding LLM class flavin-dependent oxidoreductase has product MTDDVRTPVRLGIASVPTHAPETLHDLAVAADASGLDDLWVWEDCFKQSGLAAAAAALGWTGRVRVGLGLMPAPLRSTAITAMEVATLARLFPGRFVPAVGHGVQSWMAQAGVRVDSPLTLLREHTVALRALLAGEEVTTSGRYVSLDAVRLDWPPTTPVPLWVGGVGPRSLALAGELGDGLILANALTPDDVRAATGTARESAARAGRTLVDVHATLIATTGPRAQERLDAELPTWGSAPGRGVGVAGDASTIAAAVRALADAGATAVAVQPTADEPDLAAFATFLGTEVRPLLR; this is encoded by the coding sequence ATGACCGACGACGTCCGTACCCCCGTCCGCCTGGGCATCGCCTCGGTGCCGACGCACGCCCCGGAGACCTTGCACGACCTGGCGGTCGCCGCCGACGCGTCGGGCCTGGACGACCTGTGGGTGTGGGAGGACTGCTTCAAGCAGAGCGGTCTCGCGGCGGCCGCGGCGGCGCTGGGCTGGACGGGGCGGGTCCGGGTGGGTCTGGGGCTGATGCCGGCGCCGCTGCGCAGCACGGCGATCACGGCGATGGAGGTCGCGACGCTGGCGCGGCTGTTCCCGGGCCGGTTCGTGCCGGCGGTGGGGCACGGCGTCCAGTCGTGGATGGCGCAGGCGGGGGTGCGGGTCGACTCGCCGCTGACGCTGCTGCGGGAGCACACCGTGGCCCTGCGGGCGCTGCTGGCGGGCGAGGAGGTGACGACGTCGGGCCGCTACGTGTCGCTCGACGCCGTCCGGCTGGACTGGCCGCCGACGACGCCGGTGCCCCTGTGGGTGGGCGGCGTGGGGCCGCGGTCCCTGGCGCTGGCGGGCGAGCTCGGCGACGGTCTCATCCTGGCGAACGCCCTCACCCCGGACGACGTGCGGGCGGCGACCGGCACGGCCCGCGAGTCCGCCGCGAGGGCGGGCCGCACCCTGGTCGACGTGCACGCCACCCTCATCGCGACGACGGGTCCGCGCGCCCAGGAGCGTCTGGACGCCGAGCTGCCCACCTGGGGCTCGGCCCCGGGCCGGGGCGTGGGCGTGGCGGGTGACGCGTCGACGATCGCGGCGGCGGTGCGGGCGCTGGCCGACGCCGGGGCGACGGCGGTGGCGGTGCAGCCCACGGCGGACGAGCCGGACCTGGCGGCCTTCGCGACGTTCCTCGGCACGGAGGTCCGCCCGCTCCTGCGCTGA
- a CDS encoding phosphoribosylaminoimidazolesuccinocarboxamide synthase, translating into MTDARTDDLPDAFAGGPLDLPGWTHVYSGKVRDLYAPDLPALGGVHPLGDVVLVVASDRVSAYDHVLSPGIPDKGVVLTQLSLWWFEQLADLVDNHVVSTEASAEPGDGLVPDVVAGRAMICRRLDMFPVECVARGYLTGSGLAEYRANGEVTGIALPAGLVDGSRLPEPIFTPATKAEVGEHDENVSFDEVARRIGDADAAALRDLTLAVYGRAEEIARERGVVLADTKLEFGTVTGPDGERRIVLGDEVLTPDSSRFWPADDWEPGRAQASFDKQYVRDWLTSAESGWDRAGDAAPPALPAAVVLRTRERYLEAYERLTGRPL; encoded by the coding sequence GTGACCGACGCGCGCACCGATGACCTGCCCGACGCCTTCGCCGGCGGCCCGCTCGACCTGCCGGGGTGGACGCACGTCTACTCGGGCAAGGTCCGCGACCTGTACGCGCCGGACCTGCCCGCGCTCGGTGGCGTGCACCCCCTGGGCGACGTCGTGCTGGTCGTGGCGTCCGACCGTGTGTCCGCGTACGACCACGTCCTGAGCCCCGGCATCCCGGACAAGGGCGTGGTCCTCACCCAGCTCAGCCTGTGGTGGTTCGAGCAGCTCGCCGACCTGGTGGACAACCACGTGGTGTCCACCGAGGCCAGCGCGGAGCCGGGCGACGGGCTGGTCCCGGACGTCGTCGCGGGCCGCGCGATGATCTGCCGCCGCCTGGACATGTTCCCCGTCGAGTGCGTCGCGCGCGGCTACCTCACCGGGTCCGGGCTCGCGGAGTACCGCGCGAACGGCGAGGTCACCGGCATCGCGCTGCCGGCGGGGCTCGTCGACGGCTCGCGGCTGCCGGAGCCGATCTTCACGCCCGCCACCAAGGCCGAGGTGGGCGAGCACGACGAGAACGTGTCGTTCGACGAGGTGGCGCGGCGCATCGGCGACGCCGACGCGGCCGCGCTGCGCGACCTCACCCTGGCGGTCTACGGCCGCGCCGAGGAGATCGCCCGCGAGCGCGGCGTCGTCCTCGCGGACACCAAGCTGGAGTTCGGCACCGTCACCGGCCCGGACGGCGAGCGGCGCATCGTCCTCGGCGACGAGGTCCTCACGCCGGACTCGTCGCGGTTCTGGCCCGCCGACGACTGGGAGCCGGGCCGCGCGCAGGCCAGCTTCGACAAGCAGTACGTCCGCGACTGGCTGACGTCCGCGGAGTCCGGCTGGGACCGCGCCGGCGACGCCGCACCGCCCGCGCTGCCCGCCGCCGTCGTGCTGCGCACGCGCGAGCGCTACCTGGAGGCGTACGAGCGCCTCACGGGCCGTCCGCTCTGA
- a CDS encoding RidA family protein, with protein sequence MSAVRLVRSSTLTDDVDYAYASVVPAGTRLVHLAGACPLDADGLTVAPGDHAAQAGQVVTNLVQALADVGATLADVAYTRVLVASADRADLVAVWRVVRDAFGDHDVPSTLLGVTVLGYPDQLVEVEAVAALPEGPGPE encoded by the coding sequence ATGTCCGCCGTGCGCCTGGTGCGCTCCTCGACCCTGACCGACGACGTCGACTACGCGTACGCGTCCGTGGTGCCCGCGGGCACGCGGCTGGTGCACCTGGCCGGCGCGTGCCCGCTCGACGCGGACGGGCTGACGGTCGCGCCGGGCGACCACGCGGCCCAGGCGGGGCAGGTGGTGACGAACCTCGTGCAGGCGCTCGCCGACGTCGGGGCGACGCTCGCGGACGTCGCGTACACGCGGGTGCTGGTCGCGTCGGCGGACCGAGCGGACCTGGTGGCGGTGTGGCGGGTGGTGCGGGACGCGTTCGGCGACCACGACGTCCCGAGCACGCTGCTGGGCGTGACGGTGCTGGGGTACCCGGACCAGCTCGTCGAGGTCGAGGCTGTCGCGGCGCTACCGGAGGGACCGGGGCCGGAATGA
- a CDS encoding GNAT family N-acetyltransferase yields MTTVLPGPGRPDGDLPVAASAPGGVELVEVPFDHPDAVALRAEAVAELGRRYGGDDDAHEVIDAATIVVTLLAVVDGVAVACGSVRDVSGTDDLRGHGTLHPAATGELKRVFVLEEHRGRGIARRLTVELERSVRQVGFRRLVLETGTAQPEAIALYTTLGYEPVESYGRYAGEPEQRCFGKRL; encoded by the coding sequence ATGACGACCGTGCTCCCCGGCCCCGGCCGGCCCGACGGCGACCTCCCGGTCGCGGCGTCGGCGCCGGGCGGGGTCGAGCTCGTCGAGGTGCCGTTCGACCACCCCGACGCCGTCGCGCTGCGCGCCGAGGCGGTGGCCGAGCTGGGCCGCCGGTACGGCGGTGACGACGACGCGCACGAGGTGATCGACGCGGCGACGATCGTCGTCACGCTCCTCGCCGTCGTCGACGGCGTCGCGGTCGCGTGCGGCAGCGTCCGCGACGTGTCCGGCACCGACGACCTCCGCGGCCACGGGACCCTGCACCCGGCGGCCACCGGCGAGCTCAAGCGGGTGTTCGTCCTCGAGGAGCACCGCGGACGGGGGATTGCCCGGCGGCTCACCGTCGAGCTGGAACGGTCCGTCCGGCAGGTCGGGTTCCGCCGGCTCGTGCTGGAGACCGGCACCGCGCAGCCCGAGGCGATCGCCCTGTACACGACGCTCGGCTACGAGCCGGTCGAGTCGTACGGCCGGTACGCGGGCGAGCCCGAGCAGCGCTGCTTCGGCAAGCGTCTCTGA
- a CDS encoding VOC family protein, whose protein sequence is MDWKIELIFVPVTDVDRAKEFYERLGFHPDHDQVVSEDLRFVQMTPPGSACSIAFGEGLGVDLEPGRQNTIQVVVPDADEALAHLRAVGAEADGVDEQAWGRFVTFRDPDGNRWTLQQLPPRP, encoded by the coding sequence ATGGACTGGAAGATCGAGCTGATCTTCGTGCCCGTCACCGACGTGGACCGGGCGAAGGAGTTCTACGAACGCCTCGGGTTCCACCCCGACCACGACCAGGTGGTGAGCGAGGACCTGCGGTTCGTGCAGATGACGCCGCCCGGGTCGGCGTGCTCGATCGCGTTCGGCGAAGGGCTGGGCGTGGACCTCGAACCCGGCCGGCAGAACACGATCCAGGTGGTCGTGCCGGACGCCGACGAGGCGCTGGCGCACCTGCGCGCGGTGGGCGCCGAGGCGGACGGCGTGGACGAGCAGGCGTGGGGCCGGTTCGTCACCTTCCGCGACCCGGACGGCAACCGCTGGACGCTGCAGCAGCTGCCGCCGCGCCCCTGA
- a CDS encoding DUF4190 domain-containing protein: MNVPPSGDPYAPQPASSGPTDAPPAPGSPAGPPPGYGAPVPTDGVSIGALVTGLLGLALIPVSLGIAGIVRTKDKKRRGRGLAIAGLVLGVLSTVVWGFVLAGAVFLATNQDAVADSLADSFNEVYQEQTGTDLVVGDCFEPPADLTSGDPLESADCATPHTAEAYEVYDLPDGDFPGMEAVAAEAQTRCLDAFAPYVGSEYVDSSLDVMYFHPTDVSWTFGDRRVVCGIVTMDGTPLETTVAGSAL; the protein is encoded by the coding sequence GTGAACGTCCCGCCGTCGGGCGACCCGTACGCCCCGCAGCCCGCCTCCTCCGGTCCGACCGACGCCCCGCCCGCCCCCGGGTCCCCCGCCGGTCCCCCGCCCGGGTACGGCGCACCGGTCCCGACCGACGGCGTCTCCATCGGCGCCCTCGTCACCGGCCTCCTCGGCCTCGCGCTGATCCCCGTCAGCCTCGGCATCGCCGGCATCGTGCGCACCAAGGACAAGAAGCGTCGCGGCCGCGGGCTCGCCATCGCGGGCCTCGTGCTCGGCGTGCTGTCGACCGTCGTGTGGGGCTTCGTCCTGGCCGGCGCCGTGTTCCTCGCCACCAACCAGGACGCCGTCGCGGACAGCCTCGCCGACTCGTTCAACGAGGTCTACCAGGAGCAGACCGGCACCGACCTCGTCGTGGGCGACTGCTTCGAGCCCCCGGCGGACCTCACCAGCGGCGACCCGCTGGAGAGCGCCGACTGCGCCACCCCGCACACCGCCGAGGCGTACGAGGTCTACGACCTGCCCGACGGCGACTTCCCCGGCATGGAGGCCGTCGCGGCCGAGGCGCAGACCCGCTGCCTCGACGCGTTCGCGCCCTACGTCGGCTCCGAGTACGTCGACTCCTCCCTGGACGTCATGTACTTCCACCCGACCGACGTGTCGTGGACCTTCGGCGACCGCCGCGTCGTGTGCGGCATCGTGACGATGGACGGCACCCCGCTGGAGACCACGGTCGCGGGCAGCGCCCTCTGA
- a CDS encoding MBL fold metallo-hydrolase: protein MTLRRLTPSVSVLRADNPGPMTLDGTRSVVLRAPGAAACVVVDPGPDDAAHLDALAAVGPVALVLVTHRHADHTAGSPGLVARTGAPVRAADPAHCHGGDLLTGGEAIAAAGLRVDVLATPGHTADSVSFVVTGPGEDPVVLTGDTVLGRGTTVLAEPDGSLADYLASLDVLEAVGDGRLAVPAHGPEVDDLGVAVRAYREHRLVRLAQVRSALDVLGADADVDAVTAHVYADVDPSVLRAARQSVAAQLAYLRR, encoded by the coding sequence ATGACCCTGCGACGCCTCACCCCGTCGGTGTCCGTCCTGCGGGCGGACAACCCTGGCCCGATGACGTTGGACGGCACTCGTTCGGTGGTGCTGCGGGCGCCGGGTGCCGCCGCGTGCGTGGTGGTGGACCCGGGGCCGGACGACGCCGCGCACCTGGACGCGCTGGCGGCGGTGGGGCCGGTGGCACTGGTGCTGGTGACGCACCGGCACGCGGACCACACGGCGGGCTCGCCGGGCCTGGTGGCGCGCACGGGTGCGCCGGTGCGGGCGGCGGACCCGGCGCACTGCCACGGCGGTGACCTGCTGACCGGGGGCGAGGCGATCGCCGCGGCGGGGCTGCGCGTGGACGTGCTGGCGACGCCGGGGCACACCGCGGACTCGGTGTCGTTCGTCGTGACGGGTCCGGGCGAGGACCCGGTGGTGCTGACCGGGGACACGGTGCTGGGGCGTGGCACGACGGTCCTGGCGGAACCGGACGGGTCGCTGGCCGACTACCTGGCGAGCCTCGACGTGCTGGAGGCGGTGGGTGACGGCCGCCTCGCCGTGCCGGCGCACGGGCCGGAGGTCGACGACCTCGGCGTGGCGGTGCGCGCCTACCGGGAGCACCGGCTCGTGCGGCTGGCGCAGGTACGGTCGGCGCTCGACGTGCTGGGCGCCGACGCGGACGTCGACGCGGTGACGGCGCACGTCTACGCGGACGTCGACCCGTCGGTGCTGCGGGCGGCCCGGCAGTCGGTGGCCGCTCAGCTCGCCTACCTGCGGCGCTGA
- the recD gene encoding exodeoxyribonuclease V subunit alpha: MTVDTTSAAPVDGDVRLAVGTPGLLGDLNAAGIVAATDVHVARRLGRLTHESDERVLLAVALAVRALRGGSVCVRLDDAAELAALARPEDDGTMSTDTPEDAPDGIEEGAPSPWPEHHGWVAAIEASPLVAVGTDGPADLPVRWVGGRLYLDRYWRDELTVRRLVDDRVRAEPFDVPADRLAGALARLFPADGDTRQRLAAEHAARRRITVLTGGPGTGKTTTVARLLAVVHDVADQAAADARPLRVALAAPTGKAAARLQEAVRDVVGALDTDDRQRVGEPVATTVHRLLGYRSATRFRHDAGHHLPHDVVVVDETSMVPLSLMARLLEALRPDARLVLVGDPDQLASVEAGAVLGDLVQRPSIDGAPAVDGVRTVTAAEAAGPVPLAGEEPDRLRNGVVGLVTVHRQDEDSAILPLASAIRTGDADAVLAVLRAGTGGVELVETDTERLTEDDVRGVHDDALEAGRLLVAAAAAGDPAGALDALTRHRVMVAHRRGPVGVARWAAQVEAWVEEATGTDRAGTDGPWVVGRPLLVTSNDAEVGLYNGDTGVVVADGDGVVAAFGDPRDPVRVRTHRLPPVETVHAMTVHRAQGSQFRRVTLILPPPSSPLLTRELLYTAVTRASEHVRVLGTAEAVRAAVARPVRRASGLRDPLPR; this comes from the coding sequence ATGACCGTGGACACCACCAGCGCCGCGCCCGTCGACGGCGACGTCCGCCTCGCCGTCGGCACGCCCGGCCTGCTCGGGGACCTCAACGCGGCGGGGATCGTCGCCGCGACGGACGTGCACGTCGCCCGACGCCTGGGCCGCCTCACGCACGAGTCCGACGAGCGGGTGCTGCTCGCCGTCGCGCTGGCGGTGCGCGCGCTGCGCGGCGGGTCCGTGTGTGTCCGCCTCGACGACGCGGCCGAGCTGGCGGCGCTCGCCCGGCCCGAGGACGACGGCACGATGTCGACCGATACCCCGGAGGACGCCCCCGACGGCATCGAGGAGGGCGCGCCGTCGCCCTGGCCGGAGCACCACGGCTGGGTCGCGGCGATCGAGGCGAGCCCCCTGGTGGCCGTCGGGACGGACGGACCGGCGGACCTGCCGGTCCGGTGGGTCGGCGGGCGCCTGTACCTGGACCGGTACTGGCGCGACGAGCTCACCGTGCGACGCCTCGTGGACGACCGCGTCCGCGCGGAGCCGTTCGACGTGCCGGCCGACCGGCTCGCCGGGGCGCTCGCCCGGCTCTTCCCCGCCGACGGCGACACCCGGCAGCGTCTCGCCGCGGAGCACGCCGCCCGACGACGGATCACGGTGCTCACCGGCGGCCCGGGCACGGGCAAGACGACGACGGTGGCACGGCTGCTCGCCGTGGTGCACGACGTCGCGGACCAGGCGGCGGCCGACGCCCGGCCGCTGCGCGTGGCGCTCGCCGCCCCCACGGGCAAGGCGGCGGCCCGGCTCCAGGAGGCGGTGCGCGACGTCGTCGGCGCGTTGGACACCGACGACCGGCAGCGCGTCGGCGAGCCCGTGGCCACGACGGTGCACCGGCTGCTCGGGTACCGCAGCGCCACCCGGTTCCGCCACGACGCGGGGCACCACCTGCCGCACGACGTCGTCGTCGTCGACGAGACGTCGATGGTGCCGCTGTCCCTCATGGCGCGGCTGCTGGAGGCGCTGCGCCCGGACGCCCGGCTGGTGCTCGTGGGCGACCCGGACCAGCTCGCGTCCGTCGAGGCGGGGGCCGTGCTCGGCGACCTCGTGCAGCGGCCGTCGATCGACGGCGCCCCGGCCGTGGACGGCGTGCGGACCGTGACGGCGGCGGAGGCGGCCGGCCCCGTCCCCCTGGCCGGTGAGGAGCCCGACCGGCTGCGCAACGGCGTCGTCGGGCTCGTGACGGTGCACCGGCAGGACGAGGACTCCGCGATCCTGCCGCTCGCGAGCGCGATCCGTACCGGTGACGCCGACGCGGTCCTCGCGGTGCTGCGCGCCGGGACGGGCGGCGTGGAGCTGGTCGAGACGGACACCGAGCGGCTCACCGAGGACGACGTCCGGGGCGTCCACGACGACGCCCTCGAAGCGGGCCGCCTCCTCGTGGCCGCCGCGGCGGCCGGGGACCCGGCCGGGGCGCTCGACGCCCTCACGCGGCACCGCGTGATGGTGGCGCACCGGCGGGGTCCCGTCGGCGTCGCCCGGTGGGCGGCGCAGGTGGAGGCCTGGGTCGAGGAGGCCACCGGCACCGACCGGGCCGGCACGGACGGGCCGTGGGTGGTGGGGCGTCCGCTGCTGGTCACCAGCAACGACGCCGAGGTCGGCCTCTACAACGGGGACACCGGCGTGGTGGTGGCGGACGGCGACGGCGTCGTCGCGGCGTTCGGCGACCCGCGCGACCCGGTGCGGGTCCGCACCCACCGGCTGCCCCCGGTCGAGACCGTGCACGCCATGACGGTGCACCGCGCGCAGGGCAGCCAGTTCCGGCGCGTGACGCTGATCCTGCCGCCGCCGTCGTCGCCGCTGCTCACCCGCGAGCTGCTGTACACGGCCGTGACCCGCGCGAGCGAGCACGTGCGCGTGCTCGGCACCGCCGAGGCGGTCCGGGCCGCGGTCGCCCGCCCGGTCCGCCGGGCGAGCGGGCTGCGCGACCCGCTCCCCCGCTGA
- the purS gene encoding phosphoribosylformylglycinamidine synthase subunit PurS, which produces MGRVVVEVMPKPEILDPQGKAVVGALPRLGFTQFTGARQGKRFELEVDGEVTPEVLQAAREAAETLLSNPIIEDVVRVADASEESAGVSA; this is translated from the coding sequence GTGGGACGCGTCGTCGTCGAGGTCATGCCGAAGCCCGAGATCCTGGACCCCCAGGGCAAGGCCGTCGTCGGGGCGCTGCCGCGCCTCGGCTTCACCCAGTTCACCGGTGCCCGTCAGGGCAAGCGGTTCGAGCTCGAGGTCGACGGCGAGGTGACGCCGGAGGTCCTGCAGGCCGCCCGCGAGGCCGCCGAGACCCTCCTGTCGAACCCGATCATCGAGGACGTCGTGCGCGTCGCCGACGCGTCCGAGGAGTCCGCCGGGGTGTCGGCCTGA
- a CDS encoding LLM class flavin-dependent oxidoreductase — MNDMTAPRLSVLDLVPVRTGQSSAQALAASLALAGRADALGYERYWFAEHHNMPAVAASTPPVMIAAALARTERIRVGSGGVMLPNHAPLVVAEQFAALEALAPGRVDLGIGRAPGSDPVVTALLRSSGPTSDVDRFPEHVQNILALMHPDGARLRLTDGQVYDVHATPAAEATPTVWLLGSSDYSARLAAELGLPYVFANHFSGAGIDQVLALYRDGYTPSEAHPSPRTFLTVNAVVAPTLAEAEERAMPQLRAMARLRTGRPMGRSETVEEALAEPLDGLGQQMVQDMRARWLVAEPETARAEVARLAARHGVDEVMVVPVAGTYAGEPLDETPGRVQTLELLTT; from the coding sequence ATGAACGACATGACCGCTCCCCGCCTGTCCGTCCTCGACCTCGTGCCGGTGCGCACGGGCCAGTCCAGCGCGCAGGCGCTCGCCGCGTCGCTGGCGCTGGCCGGCCGCGCCGACGCGCTCGGGTACGAGCGCTACTGGTTCGCCGAGCACCACAACATGCCGGCCGTCGCCGCCTCGACGCCGCCGGTGATGATCGCCGCGGCCCTGGCGCGGACCGAGCGGATCCGCGTCGGGTCGGGCGGCGTCATGCTGCCGAACCACGCCCCGCTCGTCGTGGCGGAGCAGTTCGCCGCCCTGGAGGCGCTGGCGCCGGGCCGCGTGGACCTCGGCATCGGCCGGGCGCCCGGGTCGGACCCTGTCGTGACGGCGCTGCTGCGGTCCTCGGGCCCGACGTCCGACGTCGACCGGTTCCCCGAGCACGTGCAGAACATCCTCGCGCTCATGCACCCCGACGGCGCGCGCCTGCGCCTCACGGACGGCCAGGTGTACGACGTGCACGCCACGCCCGCCGCCGAGGCGACGCCCACGGTGTGGCTCCTGGGTTCCAGCGACTACTCGGCACGGCTCGCCGCCGAGCTGGGCCTGCCGTACGTGTTCGCCAACCACTTCTCCGGTGCGGGCATCGACCAGGTCCTCGCCCTGTACCGCGATGGGTACACCCCGAGCGAGGCCCACCCGAGCCCGCGCACCTTCCTCACGGTGAACGCCGTCGTGGCCCCCACGCTCGCCGAGGCGGAGGAGCGCGCCATGCCGCAGCTGCGCGCCATGGCGCGGCTGCGCACCGGCCGCCCGATGGGCCGCTCGGAGACCGTCGAGGAGGCGCTCGCCGAGCCCCTGGACGGTCTCGGGCAGCAAATGGTCCAGGACATGCGCGCCCGCTGGCTCGTCGCCGAGCCCGAGACCGCCCGCGCCGAGGTCGCCCGCCTGGCCGCCCGGCACGGCGTCGACGAGGTCATGGTCGTGCCCGTCGCGGGCACCTACGCGGGCGAGCCGCTCGACGAGACCCCGGGCCGCGTCCAGACCCTGGAGCTGCTGACCACCTGA